Proteins encoded by one window of Halorubrum ruber:
- a CDS encoding HpcH/HpaI aldolase/citrate lyase family protein, producing MARRSLLFSPGDSPDLMRKAPGAGADVICFDLEDAVAPGRKDEARAAVGEVLADPSFDPDAEVCVRLTAEAPASDLDGVLGGGSEDGTGDGTGDGTDDVRLDAVMLPKVEAADRVERVADLCVERGRDLAVFALVETAAGVLSAQSIAAADATDALVFGAEDLAADVGATRTEEGTEVLYAREHVVLAASAADVDAIDTVYTDFSDEAGLREDAAFARRLGYDGKLAIHPAQVAPITEAFTPDPEDVEWAEAVLDARDEAEREGRAVFQVDGEMIDAPLIAQAERILDRAPDGDR from the coding sequence ATGGCCAGACGAAGCCTGCTGTTCTCGCCCGGCGACAGCCCCGATCTCATGCGGAAGGCGCCCGGCGCCGGCGCCGACGTGATCTGCTTCGACCTCGAAGACGCCGTCGCCCCCGGCCGGAAGGACGAGGCGAGGGCGGCCGTCGGCGAGGTCCTCGCGGACCCCTCGTTCGACCCCGACGCGGAGGTCTGCGTGCGGCTGACCGCCGAGGCGCCCGCGTCCGACCTCGACGGCGTGCTGGGGGGAGGTAGCGAGGACGGGACCGGTGACGGAACCGGCGACGGGACCGACGACGTCCGCCTCGACGCCGTGATGCTCCCGAAGGTCGAGGCCGCGGATCGGGTCGAACGCGTCGCCGACCTCTGCGTCGAGCGCGGGCGCGACCTCGCGGTCTTCGCGCTCGTCGAGACCGCGGCGGGAGTGCTCTCTGCGCAGTCGATCGCGGCCGCGGACGCGACCGACGCGCTCGTGTTCGGCGCGGAGGACCTCGCGGCCGACGTGGGCGCGACCCGGACCGAGGAGGGGACGGAGGTGCTGTACGCCCGCGAACACGTCGTCCTCGCGGCGAGCGCGGCCGACGTCGACGCGATCGACACGGTGTACACGGACTTCTCCGACGAGGCGGGGCTCCGCGAGGACGCGGCGTTCGCGCGGCGGCTCGGCTACGACGGGAAGCTCGCGATCCACCCGGCGCAGGTGGCGCCGATCACCGAGGCGTTCACGCCGGATCCCGAGGACGTCGAGTGGGCCGAGGCCGTCCTCGACGCGCGCGACGAGGCGGAACGGGAGGGCCGAGCCGTCTTCCAGGTCGACGGCGAGATGATCGACGCCCCGTTGATCGCGCAGGCGGAGCGGATCCTCGACCGGGCGCCCGACGGCGACCGCTGA
- a CDS encoding nucleoside deaminase: MTDADAPGDAGEFRDLDDLPDDPTDREYVERAIGLSEAAVEAGNTPFGALLVLDGEVVSEARNETRTEGDVAAHPELTLARWAARELDADELAACTMYASTEPCPMCATAIHYAGIGRVVFGVDGETLGELSGGVVPIPLEEVIRRADGDTTVEGPIAVDAAMAVHDSFFRES; the protein is encoded by the coding sequence ATGACAGACGCGGACGCGCCCGGCGACGCCGGCGAGTTTCGGGACCTCGACGATCTCCCCGACGACCCGACCGACCGCGAGTACGTGGAGCGAGCGATCGGGCTCTCGGAGGCGGCCGTCGAGGCAGGCAACACTCCGTTCGGCGCGCTGCTCGTCCTCGACGGCGAGGTCGTCAGCGAGGCGCGCAACGAGACGCGGACCGAGGGCGACGTGGCGGCGCATCCGGAACTGACGCTGGCGCGGTGGGCCGCGCGCGAGCTCGACGCCGACGAGCTGGCGGCGTGTACGATGTACGCCAGCACCGAGCCGTGCCCGATGTGCGCGACCGCGATCCACTACGCGGGGATCGGGCGGGTCGTCTTCGGCGTCGACGGCGAGACGCTCGGCGAGCTCTCCGGCGGCGTGGTGCCGATCCCCCTCGAAGAGGTGATCCGGCGCGCGGACGGCGACACGACCGTCGAGGGCCCGATCGCCGTCGACGCCGCGATGGCGGTCCACGACTCCTTCTTCCGCGAGTCGTGA
- a CDS encoding trans-sulfuration enzyme family protein: MEDRSKSTFETLAVTEGEEPFENGSEAGDVVSPIHLSSTFALPGLDTEMRLDDVDPAAGEFVYGRLSNPTRHALETRIAALEGGAHGAAFASGTAAIFTTLLARLTPGDHVVAFEDLYAGTRRMLDDVFRSRLGVDVTYVDATDTANVAAALREETAVVWMESPTNPKLALCDIAGIADLVADRDVLFGVDNTFASPYFQRPLELGADVVAHSTTKYLNGHSDAIAGAVVTDDDALAEEIRFLQQVGVGAVSGPFDSYLVLRGTKTLAARMERHEANATAVAEFLDGRVEVSDVYYPGLSSHPDHELAREQMSGFGGILSFELDGTIDDAKRFVEALTEFTLAVSVGGVESLIELPAAMTHEPLSPAEREVLGISDTLLRVSVGIEGVDDLIADLKGGFDAMNRRTTTPSADR, encoded by the coding sequence ATGGAAGACCGATCGAAGTCGACGTTCGAGACGCTCGCCGTCACCGAGGGCGAAGAGCCGTTCGAGAACGGGAGCGAGGCGGGCGACGTCGTCTCGCCGATTCACCTCTCGTCGACGTTCGCCCTGCCGGGCCTCGACACCGAGATGAGACTGGATGACGTCGACCCGGCCGCCGGCGAGTTCGTCTACGGCCGGCTGTCGAATCCCACCCGACACGCGCTGGAGACCCGAATCGCCGCGCTCGAAGGCGGCGCTCACGGGGCCGCGTTCGCCTCGGGCACCGCGGCGATATTCACGACGCTGCTCGCTCGGCTGACCCCCGGCGACCACGTCGTCGCCTTCGAGGACCTGTACGCCGGCACCCGTCGGATGCTCGACGACGTGTTCCGGTCGCGCCTCGGTGTCGACGTCACGTACGTCGACGCGACGGACACAGCGAACGTGGCGGCCGCGCTCCGCGAGGAGACCGCCGTCGTCTGGATGGAGTCGCCGACGAACCCCAAGCTCGCGCTGTGTGACATCGCCGGTATCGCCGACCTGGTCGCGGACCGAGACGTGCTGTTCGGCGTGGACAACACGTTCGCGAGCCCGTACTTCCAGCGCCCGCTCGAACTGGGCGCCGACGTCGTCGCGCACAGCACGACGAAATACCTCAACGGTCACTCCGACGCCATCGCCGGCGCGGTCGTCACCGACGACGACGCGCTGGCCGAGGAGATTCGGTTCCTCCAGCAAGTCGGCGTGGGCGCTGTCAGCGGACCGTTCGACAGCTACCTCGTGTTACGCGGCACCAAGACGCTCGCCGCGCGGATGGAGAGACACGAGGCGAACGCGACGGCCGTCGCCGAGTTCCTCGACGGACGGGTGGAGGTGAGCGACGTGTACTACCCGGGGCTGTCGAGTCATCCCGACCACGAGCTCGCCCGCGAGCAGATGTCCGGGTTCGGCGGGATCCTCTCGTTCGAACTCGACGGGACGATAGACGACGCGAAGCGGTTCGTCGAGGCGCTGACTGAGTTCACGCTCGCGGTCTCCGTCGGCGGCGTCGAGAGCCTGATCGAGCTGCCGGCCGCGATGACTCACGAACCGCTCTCGCCCGCGGAGCGGGAAGTGCTCGGGATCTCGGACACGTTGCTCCGCGTGTCGGTCGGCATCGAAGGGGTAGACGACCTGATCGCGGATTTAAAAGGCGGGTTCGACGCGATGAATCGTCGCACGACGACGCCGTCGGCCGACCGCTGA
- a CDS encoding DUF7124 domain-containing protein — protein sequence MGIDATDPGDGDVTLVFSLGAARSLADPAAAFADARRWSRHVGIVANEAEQVAAFASDHGVDNDYELTNWDKWGTLADVREESAAPRYVFVGTTRADERVASETGYEFLRVDEAAEKAGWELSEPGAAGSDEDGSDGRLARLRRTVRDALSRLR from the coding sequence ATGGGAATCGACGCGACGGACCCCGGTGACGGCGACGTGACGCTCGTCTTCTCGCTCGGCGCCGCGCGGTCGCTCGCCGACCCGGCCGCGGCGTTTGCCGACGCGCGCCGGTGGAGCCGCCACGTCGGTATCGTCGCGAACGAGGCGGAGCAGGTCGCGGCGTTCGCCAGCGACCACGGGGTCGACAACGACTACGAACTCACGAACTGGGACAAGTGGGGAACGCTCGCGGACGTCCGCGAGGAGAGCGCCGCCCCGCGGTACGTGTTCGTCGGCACCACCCGCGCGGACGAGCGCGTCGCGTCCGAGACCGGCTACGAGTTCCTGCGGGTCGACGAGGCCGCCGAGAAGGCGGGCTGGGAGCTCTCGGAGCCGGGCGCGGCGGGGAGCGACGAGGACGGCAGCGACGGACGACTTGCCCGACTGCGGCGGACGGTCCGCGACGCGCTCTCGCGGCTCCGGTGA
- a CDS encoding DUF7139 domain-containing protein, translated as MSEADAENVLIEYYRRYVGDPDRTIDVYAGFGLFSAGIALGVIGVVVFLYSATLDPTAASTFAVREVAAVAGAVGLPALLFGIVVLLPVDRRMLYLAGAGIAVTLAATGAFTWAYPHNWNVVVNTDYSAQIVAVYALGLVAVIGATGGALVAHRVERVAGGEAVSSAAGGAGTGGGAADASGGSGSEATGSGGEAVTEESVRADIERELEDAELTWGGVERSETRRLELNTSAVDEADVDAEKLAGSATETRTTSGTVNDAVSELKGLQGGDVKTDSGEGTDDQAAKLRELREQQRKEAEAEAEEDGSVVDRIKGLFG; from the coding sequence ATGAGCGAAGCGGACGCCGAGAACGTCCTCATCGAGTACTACCGTCGCTACGTCGGCGACCCGGACCGAACGATCGACGTGTACGCCGGCTTCGGGCTGTTCTCCGCCGGCATCGCGCTCGGGGTGATCGGGGTCGTCGTGTTCCTCTACAGCGCGACGCTCGACCCGACCGCGGCCTCGACGTTCGCGGTCCGCGAGGTCGCCGCGGTCGCGGGCGCCGTGGGGCTCCCCGCGCTGCTGTTCGGCATCGTCGTTCTCCTGCCGGTCGACCGCCGGATGCTGTACCTCGCGGGCGCCGGGATCGCGGTCACGCTCGCCGCCACGGGCGCGTTCACATGGGCGTACCCGCACAACTGGAACGTCGTCGTCAACACGGACTACAGCGCGCAGATCGTCGCCGTCTACGCGCTCGGACTGGTGGCGGTCATCGGCGCCACGGGCGGCGCCTTGGTCGCACACCGCGTCGAGCGCGTCGCGGGCGGCGAAGCCGTGAGTAGCGCGGCGGGCGGTGCGGGCACCGGGGGTGGCGCCGCGGACGCGAGTGGCGGGTCGGGGTCGGAAGCGACCGGATCCGGCGGCGAGGCGGTCACCGAGGAGTCGGTTCGCGCGGACATCGAGCGCGAGCTTGAGGACGCGGAGCTGACGTGGGGCGGCGTCGAGCGCTCCGAGACGCGCCGGCTGGAGCTGAACACGAGCGCGGTCGACGAGGCCGACGTCGACGCCGAGAAGCTCGCGGGGTCGGCGACCGAGACCCGGACGACCTCCGGCACGGTCAACGACGCGGTCTCCGAGTTGAAGGGGCTCCAGGGCGGGGACGTGAAGACCGACAGCGGCGAGGGGACCGACGACCAGGCCGCGAAGCTCCGCGAGCTGCGCGAGCAGCAGCGGAAGGAGGCCGAGGCGGAGGCCGAGGAGGACGGTTCGGTCGTCGACAGGATCAAGGGACTGTTCGGCTGA
- a CDS encoding carbohydrate kinase family protein encodes MTPESDAGDAAEGGSPAILSVGAAAIDEWYAVSNLPEPDGGAFAGEVTSAFGGVGANVAVALDRLGRDAGLVSRVGDDEYGRRALAYLAETGVDGTHVAVGDDPHTRSLILCDPDGERAIVTAGESFRGLRLDDDALAAMADADAVFLTAYAPDRAARRVLDRVESLRKGAADAGGSPPALIFDLSGSVEELIGRGTEPATIYRFLHRADLFVADGVAAPAFFGSAEAAVERIADAQTAPTDAGPESGSASRSRRGPTWPRAVLTHGADGMTAVAGGEVTEFDAFDVETVDTTGAGDAFTAGLIDRWIAGESAKASADSSAARDGVASGVRFAAAVAAINCTSRFTQPGLPTRSEVESFLAERGLGPDGSR; translated from the coding sequence GTGACGCCGGAGTCGGACGCCGGCGACGCCGCGGAGGGGGGTTCGCCGGCGATTCTCTCGGTCGGCGCCGCTGCCATCGACGAGTGGTACGCGGTCAGCAACCTCCCAGAGCCGGACGGCGGCGCGTTCGCCGGCGAGGTCACGTCCGCGTTCGGCGGCGTCGGCGCCAACGTCGCGGTCGCGCTCGACCGTCTCGGCCGCGACGCCGGCCTCGTCAGCCGCGTCGGCGACGACGAGTACGGGCGGCGCGCGCTGGCGTACCTCGCCGAGACCGGCGTGGACGGGACCCACGTCGCGGTCGGCGACGACCCCCACACGCGGTCGCTCATCCTCTGCGACCCCGACGGGGAGCGCGCCATCGTCACCGCGGGCGAGAGCTTCCGCGGCCTCCGGCTCGACGACGACGCGCTCGCGGCGATGGCCGACGCCGACGCCGTCTTCCTCACCGCCTACGCCCCCGACCGCGCGGCGCGGCGGGTGCTCGACCGGGTCGAGTCGCTCCGGAAGGGCGCGGCCGACGCAGGTGGTAGCCCGCCTGCGCTGATCTTCGACCTCTCCGGGTCCGTCGAGGAGCTGATCGGGCGCGGGACGGAACCGGCGACGATCTACCGGTTCCTCCACCGTGCCGACCTGTTCGTCGCCGACGGGGTCGCCGCGCCCGCGTTCTTCGGCTCGGCGGAGGCGGCGGTCGAGCGGATCGCGGACGCGCAGACCGCCCCGACCGACGCCGGCCCCGAGTCGGGATCGGCGTCTCGGTCGCGACGCGGCCCGACGTGGCCCCGCGCGGTCCTCACGCACGGCGCGGACGGAATGACGGCGGTCGCCGGGGGCGAGGTGACCGAGTTCGACGCGTTCGACGTCGAGACGGTCGACACGACCGGGGCCGGCGACGCGTTCACCGCCGGGCTTATCGACCGGTGGATCGCGGGGGAATCGGCGAAAGCGTCCGCGGATTCATCTGCCGCTCGCGACGGCGTCGCCTCCGGCGTCAGGTTCGCCGCCGCGGTCGCCGCGATCAACTGCACGAGCCGGTTCACGCAGCCCGGACTCCCGACGCGGAGCGAGGTCGAATCGTTCCTCGCGGAGCGGGGACTCGGCCCCGACGGGAGCCGGTAG
- a CDS encoding Glu/Leu/Phe/Val family dehydrogenase: MSSEANPFESLREQVDDAAAVVDADPGVIERLQNPERVLETNLTFERDDGTLETVRAYRSQFNGDRGPYKGGIRYHPGVTRDEVKALSGWMAYKCAVVDVPYGGGKGGIAIDPADYSEAELERMTRAFATELRPLIGEDRDIPAPDVNTGQREMNWIKDTYETLENTTAPGVITGKALDSGGSEGRVEATGRSVALSAREAFDWLDRDLAGATVAVQGYGNAGSVAAALLDDLGASVVAVSDSSGGIHDPDGFDPREVKAHKAETGSVTGYAGTEALTNDELLTLDVDCLVPAALENAVDEELAADVDAKLVVEAANGPLTPGADDVLAERDVHVVPDILANAGGVTVSYFEWVQNRQRFSWTEERVNEELERVITDAFDTLVDTYESNDVHNLRTAAYVVGIGRIVDAYDQAGSWP, from the coding sequence ATGTCTTCTGAGGCGAACCCGTTCGAGAGTCTGCGAGAGCAGGTGGACGACGCCGCGGCGGTCGTCGACGCCGACCCAGGCGTCATCGAGCGCCTGCAGAACCCGGAACGGGTGTTAGAGACGAACCTGACGTTCGAGCGCGACGACGGCACTCTGGAGACCGTCCGCGCGTACCGCTCGCAGTTCAACGGCGACCGGGGGCCGTACAAGGGCGGGATCCGCTATCACCCGGGCGTCACCCGCGACGAGGTGAAGGCGCTGTCCGGCTGGATGGCGTACAAGTGCGCCGTCGTCGACGTCCCCTACGGCGGCGGAAAAGGGGGAATTGCGATCGACCCGGCCGACTACTCGGAGGCCGAATTAGAGCGGATGACGCGCGCGTTCGCGACCGAACTCCGCCCGCTGATCGGCGAGGACCGCGACATCCCCGCGCCGGACGTCAACACCGGCCAGCGGGAGATGAACTGGATCAAAGACACCTACGAGACCCTCGAAAACACCACCGCGCCCGGCGTCATCACGGGGAAGGCGCTCGACTCCGGCGGCAGCGAGGGCCGTGTCGAGGCGACCGGCCGCTCCGTGGCGCTGTCGGCCCGCGAGGCGTTCGACTGGCTCGACCGCGACCTCGCGGGCGCGACGGTCGCCGTTCAGGGGTACGGCAACGCCGGCTCCGTGGCCGCCGCGCTGCTCGACGACCTCGGCGCGAGCGTGGTCGCGGTCTCCGACTCTTCTGGAGGAATCCACGACCCCGACGGGTTCGACCCGCGCGAGGTGAAGGCGCACAAGGCCGAGACCGGCTCGGTGACGGGCTACGCCGGCACCGAAGCGCTCACGAACGACGAGCTGCTCACGCTCGACGTCGACTGCCTCGTCCCGGCCGCGCTGGAGAACGCGGTCGACGAAGAGCTCGCGGCGGACGTCGACGCGAAGCTGGTCGTCGAGGCGGCCAACGGGCCGCTCACGCCCGGCGCCGACGACGTGCTCGCCGAGCGCGACGTCCACGTCGTTCCCGACATCCTCGCGAACGCGGGCGGTGTCACCGTCTCCTACTTCGAGTGGGTCCAGAACCGACAGCGGTTCAGCTGGACCGAGGAGCGCGTCAACGAGGAGCTGGAACGCGTGATCACGGACGCGTTCGACACGCTCGTCGACACCTACGAGTCGAACGACGTCCACAACCTCCGCACCGCGGCGTACGTCGTCGGCATCGGCCGGATCGTGGACGCGTACGATCAGGCCGGTAGCTGGCCGTAG